One stretch of Zingiber officinale cultivar Zhangliang chromosome 6B, Zo_v1.1, whole genome shotgun sequence DNA includes these proteins:
- the LOC121989946 gene encoding uncharacterized protein LOC121989946 translates to MADGKATLWYSRFISDIDDHDLSMIRSNPRLSDAYELSVPTPQEHPANPPEGFMTVFRDHILGGLRFPIHPFLLSLSQYFGICLSQFAPNFFRAVRPGFKFFSDMPSSHKGWKSRFFFIRPPDPLVELTQWCFDVPSNLPIHQHQPSCNATSEKLQGVSVSLSILLLEGFMYLFGLSPDRADIGAPFEAVMLRAYSSDVKRQSISYLKALSSEIKQGLAASSQSSTSASRSIPSAPPLAPLAPIQEDTSSALPLHVTPMEDLVMVVEDPTPTERAEEERAASPPLAKRLKLQRKRKRVIPATPASPPPPSGRRFVATPHSPETRAATPDREIALGPEVPVMSPQISAPTPGLVITSDQASFPATTSSPGQLPLPLMDQPGSSATQSASLPLAAPISAPRSRRKIRKKYSFTDSWRLPSSTEPGAAEETAEEAPPPVALVEL, encoded by the exons ATGGCTGATGGTAAGGCCACCCTTTGGTATTCACGCTTTATTTCTGATATAGATGATCATGACCTTTCTATGATTCGGTCTAACCCACGACTGAGCGATGCGTATGAACTTAGTGTTCCAACACCCCAGGAACACCCCGCAAACCCTCCGGAAGGCTTCATGACCGTTTTTAGAGACCATATTTTAGGCGGCCTTCGGTTTCCTATCCATCCCTTCCTTTTATCCCTAAGCCAATACTTCGGCATCTGCCTCTCTCAATTTGCCCCCAACTTCTTCAGAGCC GTTAGGCCTGGTTTCAAGTTCTTTTCTGACATGCCCTCTTCCCACAAGGGATGGAAGTCTCGTTTCTTCTTCATTAGACCACCTGACCCCTTGGTCGAGCTGACCCAGTGGTGCTTTGACGTCCCTTCCAACCTCCCTATACATCAACACCAGCCTTCCTGTAACGCCACTTCAGAAAAACTCCAAGGCGTGAGCGTTAGCTTGTCTATTTTACTGTTGGAAGGCTTTATGTATTTATTCGGGCTCAGCCCCGATCGGGCGGACATAGGGGCTCCATTTG AGGCTGTCATGCTCCGAGCGTACTCCTCAGACGTAAAACGCCAATCTATCTCTTATTTAAAAGCTTTAAGCTCAGAGATTAAACAGGGTTTGGCAGCTTCTTCTCAGTCCAGTACTTCTGCCTCCCGGTCTATTCCCTCTGCTCCACCGCTAGCCCCCCTTGCGCCGATCCAGGAGGACACTTCTTCGGCCCTTCCTCTGCATGTGACTCCTATGGAGGACTTAGTCATGGTGGTAGAGGACCCAACCCCTACAGAGCGGGCTGAGGAAGAGCGGGCTGCCTCTCCTCCGCTGGCCAAACGTCTAAAGCTTCAGCGCAAAAGGAAAAGGGTTATTCCAGCAACTCCGGCATCACCCCCACCTCCCTCTGGCCGTCGCTTTGTTGCTACTCCCCATTCTCCAGAAACCAGGGCTGCTACTCCTGACCGGGAGATTGCTTTGGGGCCGGAGGTTCCCGTTATGTCACCCCAGATATCTGCCCCAACTCCCGGTCTGGTTATAACTTCTGATCAGGCCTCTTTTCCTGCTACAACTTCCTCTCCCGGGCAGCTACCCCTTCCTTTAATGGATCAGCCCGGAAGTTCTGCCACTCAATCTGCCTCCCTTCCTTTAGCTGCTCCCATCTCTGCTCCTAGGTCTCGAAGGAAAATTCGCAAGAAGTATTCATTTACTGACTCTTGGCGCCTGCCTTCTTCCACAGAGCCGGGTGCTGCCGAAGAGACTGCAGAAGAGGCTCCTCCCCCGGTTGCCCTGGTTGAATTATAG
- the LOC121989870 gene encoding protein ALP1-like → MDHYAASSSANSIANDMMPPPPPLSPPPPPPHRRVWVRERSSEWLDRHNSPELPEAEFRRAFRMSRATFDFLCEVLAAAVARENTALRADIPVRQRVAVCVWRLATGESLRLVSRRFGLGISTCHKIFLEVCAAICNMLMLGMLAWPNPERAAAAAARFKAISGGITGMVGAMYTTHIPVTAQQENAAAYFNRRHTDRNQRTSYTVTLQGVVDPDGVFTDVCIGWPGSLADEQVLENSALYQCGNRGMLGGPYWIVGGAGYPLLDWLLVPYVQENLTLEQLTFNERAATAAAVAREAFRRLKGRWGCLRQRTEVKQQDLPLVIAVCCVLHNLCEIRQEEMGEELQGFGLEDHEMVCENVGVRSARAAQARDAIARPRPRAWNSCLINTHPR, encoded by the exons ATGGACCACTACGCCGCCTCCTCGTCGGCGAACTCCATCGCAAATGATATGATGCCGCCGCCTCCGCCCCTATCTCCGCCCCCGCCTCCGCCGCACCGACGGGTATGGGTCAGGGAACGGTCAAGCGAGTGGTTGGACCGCCACAACTCCCCTGAGCTCCCGGAGGCAGAGTTCCGGCGAGCCTTCCGCATGTCCCGCGCCACCTTCGACTTCCTCTGCGAAGTCCTGGCCGCCGCTGTGGCCAGGGAGAACACGGCGCTCCGAGCCGACATCCCCGTCCGCCAGCGAGTCGCAGTGTGCGTGTGGCGCCTCGCCACCGGCGAGTCGCTCCGCCTCGTCTCCCGCCGCTTCGGGCTCGGCATCTCCACGTGCCACAAGATCTTCCTGGAAGTCTGCGCCGCCATCTGCAACATGCTGATGCTGGGGATGCTGGCGTGGCCCAACCCGGAGCGCGCGGCTGCGGCGGCGGCGAGGTTCAAGGCGATTTCCGGCGGGATCACCGGCATGGTCGGCGCGATGTACACGACTCACATCCCGGTAACGGCGCAACAGGAGAACGCCGCCGCCTACTTCAACCGCCGCCACACCGACCGGAACCAGAGGACGTCGTACACGGTGACGCTGCAAGGGGTGGTGGACCCCGACGGCGTATTCACCGACGTCTGCATTGGGTGGCCAGGTTCGTTGGCCGACGAGCAGGTACTGGAGAACTCGGCTCTGTACCAGTGCGGGAACAGAGGGATGCTCGGCGGGCCTTACTGGATCGTCGGCGGAGCAGGGTACCCGCTTCTCGATTGGCTGCTGGTGCCATACGTTCAG GAAAATTTAACGTTGGAGCAGCTCACGTTCAACGAGCGGGCGGCGACGGCGGCTGCGGTGGCGAGGGAGGCGTTCCGTCGGCTGAAGGGGCGGTGGGGGTGCCTGCGGCAGCGGACGGAGGTGAAGCAGCAGGACCTACCGCTGGTGATCGCCGTTTGCTGCGTGCTGCACAACCTGTGCGAGATTAGGCAGGAGGAGATGGGGGAGGAGCTGCAAGGGTTCGGGCTGGAGGACCATGAGATGGTGTGCGAGAACGTCGGCGTCAGGTCTGCCAGGGCGGCGCAGGCGAGGGACGCCATCGCGCGCCCACGCCCTCGTGCATGGAACAGCTGCTTAATTAATACGCATCCACGCTGA